The following coding sequences are from one Formosa haliotis window:
- the fahA gene encoding fumarylacetoacetase: MQISANNPDRKTWLHVDKNSDFPIQNIPFGVFLTRDDIITIGTRIGDTAIDLGALHQLGYFNDIPLTDDIFLQDTLNDFIADGRKTWRAVRNRIAEIFDAENDILKDNKQHKEIVLFRLDEIEMQLPVLIGDYTDFYSSIEHATNVGAMFRDPENALLPNWLHIPVGYHGRSSSIIPSGIPIHRPQGQTLPPDATEPVFGPSKFVDFELEMGFITTDANDLGEPIPANEAEEYIFGLVLFNDWSARDIQSWEYVPLGPFLSKNFASSMSPWIVTLDALEPFRVQGPKPVKAQMPYLQTKGKKSFDINLEVAIQPKTAKETVVCHSNFKYMYWNMSQQLAHHTINGCPVNSGDLMGSGTISGPTPDSLGSMLELTWRGSKPITLKDGTERKFINDYDTVIMRGYCENDGTRIGFGEVKTELLPVFKPKKK; encoded by the coding sequence ATGCAAATATCAGCCAACAATCCAGATCGTAAGACATGGCTACATGTCGACAAAAATTCGGATTTTCCTATTCAGAATATTCCTTTCGGTGTATTTCTTACCCGAGACGACATTATTACTATAGGAACCCGAATTGGAGATACGGCCATCGATCTTGGTGCCCTGCATCAATTAGGCTACTTTAACGATATTCCTTTAACAGACGATATATTTCTTCAAGATACTTTAAATGACTTTATTGCCGACGGTAGAAAAACTTGGAGAGCAGTACGTAATAGAATTGCCGAAATTTTTGATGCTGAAAACGATATTTTAAAAGATAATAAACAACATAAAGAAATTGTACTATTTCGTTTAGATGAAATAGAAATGCAACTGCCCGTTTTAATAGGAGATTATACCGATTTTTATTCAAGCATTGAACATGCCACAAATGTTGGGGCCATGTTTAGAGATCCTGAAAATGCCTTATTACCTAATTGGTTACATATACCTGTAGGATATCACGGAAGAAGTTCGTCTATTATTCCATCTGGAATTCCTATTCACAGACCACAAGGACAAACCTTACCTCCTGATGCTACAGAACCAGTATTTGGACCTTCAAAATTTGTTGATTTTGAATTAGAAATGGGGTTCATTACTACTGATGCTAATGATTTAGGAGAACCTATTCCAGCAAATGAAGCTGAAGAATATATTTTCGGACTAGTATTATTTAACGACTGGAGTGCTAGAGATATTCAGAGTTGGGAATATGTGCCTCTAGGACCATTTTTATCAAAGAATTTTGCTTCTTCTATGTCGCCATGGATTGTAACACTTGATGCTTTAGAACCATTTAGAGTTCAAGGTCCGAAACCTGTAAAAGCACAAATGCCTTATTTACAAACAAAAGGCAAAAAGAGTTTCGATATTAATTTAGAAGTTGCTATTCAACCTAAAACGGCAAAAGAAACTGTTGTTTGTCATTCTAATTTCAAATATATGTATTGGAATATGTCGCAACAATTAGCGCACCATACCATAAATGGTTGCCCAGTAAATTCTGGCGATTTAATGGGAAGTGGTACGATTTCTGGTCCAACTCCAGATTCTTTAGGGTCTATGCTAGAATTAACTTGGAGAGGTTCTAAACCCATAACTTTAAAAGACGGAACAGAACGTAAATTTATAAACGATTACGATACGGTGATCATGCGAGGGT
- the glyA gene encoding serine hydroxymethyltransferase: protein MQRDEQIFELIEAEKQRQLHGLELIASENFVSDQVMEAAGSVLTNKYAEGYPGKRYYGGCEVVDEVEQIAIDRAKALFGAAYVNVQPHSGSQANTAVFAACLKPGDKILGFDLSHGGHLTHGSPVNFSGKLYNPSFYGVDQETGILNYDKIQKVATKEQPKLIIAGASAYSRDIDFKRFREIADSVGAILMADISHPAGLIAKGILNDPIPHCHVVTTTTHKTLRGPRGGMIMMGEDFDNPFGLKLKNGSLRKMSSLFDSAVFPGNQGGPLEHIIAAKAIAFGEALTDDYLNYMLQVKKNASAMADAFVAKGYNIISGGTDNHMMLIDLRNKNVSGKQAEEALVKADITVNKNMVPFDDKSPFVTSGIRIGAAAITTRGLKESDMQTIVDLVDEVIVNLEDDAVLASVATKVNALMAERPLFVS, encoded by the coding sequence ATGCAACGCGACGAACAAATTTTTGAATTAATAGAAGCCGAAAAACAACGCCAATTACATGGTTTAGAGTTAATTGCTTCGGAAAACTTTGTAAGCGACCAAGTAATGGAAGCTGCAGGTTCTGTTTTAACTAATAAATACGCAGAAGGCTACCCAGGTAAGCGCTATTATGGTGGCTGTGAGGTAGTTGATGAGGTAGAACAAATCGCGATTGATCGTGCAAAAGCTCTTTTTGGAGCGGCCTATGTAAACGTACAACCACACTCTGGAAGTCAGGCAAACACAGCTGTTTTTGCGGCTTGTTTAAAACCTGGAGATAAAATTTTAGGTTTCGATCTTTCTCATGGTGGACATTTAACGCACGGTTCTCCGGTAAACTTTTCAGGAAAATTATACAATCCTTCGTTTTATGGTGTAGACCAAGAAACAGGAATTTTAAACTACGATAAAATTCAAAAGGTAGCTACAAAAGAGCAACCTAAGTTAATTATTGCTGGTGCTTCAGCATATTCTCGTGATATCGATTTTAAACGTTTCCGTGAAATAGCAGATAGTGTAGGGGCAATTTTAATGGCCGATATTTCTCATCCTGCTGGATTAATTGCAAAAGGAATTTTAAACGATCCAATTCCGCATTGTCATGTAGTTACAACGACAACGCATAAAACCTTAAGAGGTCCAAGAGGAGGAATGATTATGATGGGTGAAGATTTTGATAACCCATTTGGATTAAAACTTAAAAATGGAAGTTTAAGAAAGATGTCTTCTTTATTCGATTCTGCCGTATTTCCAGGAAACCAAGGAGGCCCATTAGAGCATATTATTGCCGCTAAGGCGATTGCTTTTGGTGAAGCTCTTACAGACGACTACCTTAATTATATGCTACAAGTAAAGAAAAATGCATCGGCAATGGCAGACGCATTTGTAGCCAAAGGTTATAATATTATTTCTGGAGGAACAGATAACCACATGATGCTTATCGACCTTAGAAATAAAAATGTTTCTGGAAAACAAGCTGAAGAAGCCTTGGTGAAAGCAGATATTACAGTAAATAAAAACATGGTACCTTTTGATGATAAATCACCTTTTGTAACTTCAGGTATTCGTATTGGTGCTGCCGCAATTACAACTAGAGGTTTAAAAGAAAGCGATATGCAAACTATTGTTGATTTAGTTGACGAAGTTATTGTAAACTTAGAAGATGATGCTGTTTTAGCGTCTGTAGCAACTAAAGTAAATGCATTAATGGCAGAACGTCCGTTATTTGTATCTTAA
- a CDS encoding pyrimidine/purine nucleoside phosphorylase codes for MISSNTYFEGNVKSLGYQSATGASTLGVMEAGTYEFATNKHETMNVIEGSMTVLLPESSNWENFKAGESYEIDANKTFQVKVSEQTSYLCQYK; via the coding sequence ATGATATCAAGCAACACCTACTTTGAAGGAAATGTAAAATCTTTAGGCTATCAATCGGCTACAGGAGCATCAACTTTAGGGGTTATGGAAGCTGGAACGTACGAATTTGCCACCAACAAACATGAAACCATGAATGTTATAGAAGGAAGTATGACCGTGTTATTACCAGAATCTAGCAATTGGGAAAATTTTAAAGCGGGAGAATCTTACGAGATCGATGCTAATAAAACGTTTCAAGTAAAGGTTTCAGAGCAAACCTCCTATTTATGTCAGTATAAATAA